The DNA segment GCTCTCCGCCCGTCCCCGTCCCTCCGCCCGGCGCACCGAGCGGGCAGCCGTCCCGCCGGGCCCGCGCTTCTCCACCCCGCAGCTGATCTTCGCCGCGCTGGCCGCGCTGGTCCTCTACGGCCTGTTCGTGGCCACCCAGACGGTCCGGCACCGGGACTACTTCCTGCCGGTGACCACGTCCGGCGAGGTGATCCACGGCGAGGACCACGCCGACCCGCCCCCGGCACGGGCCGCGGCGGCCAGCCTCGGCCTGCTGGCGCTGGCGCTGATCGCGGTGGTCGGCCTGGCCAAGACGGTGTCACCGGCCATCGAGTCCGGGGTGATCGCGGCCGGGCTGCCCTCGTCCGTGGTGGGCGTGGTGATCGCGCTGCTGGTGCTGCTGCCGGAGAGCATCGCGGCGGTCCGCGCGGCGCACCGCGACCGGGTGCAGACGAGCCTCAACCTGGGCCTCGGCTCGGCGATGGCCAGCATCGGCCTGACCATCCCGGCCGTCGCGCTGGCCACCGTCTGGCTGCCGGTCCCCCTGGTCCTGGGCCTGGGCGCGAGCCATATGGTGCTGCTCGCCCTGACCGTGACCGCCGGCACCCTGACGGTCCTCCCCGGCCGGGCCACCCCCCTGCAGGGCGGCGTGCACCTGACCCTGCTGGCGGCGTACCTCGTGCTGGCGGTCAGCCCGTAGGGCGGGGCCGCGGCCGGGGCCGGCGCCGGGGCGGGACAGCCCACGGCGCCGGTCCGCGCCGGCCCCGGCCCGGCCCCGGCCCGGCGATCCGGAACTCCGGCAGCCGGTGCCCCGGGCCCCGGCTATCCGAACTGGCCGGGCTGGTAGTCGCCCGCGGGCTGCCGGGTCATCACGTTCAGGCGGTTGAAGGCGTTGATGAGGGCGATCAATGACACCAGAGCGGTGAGCTGCTCCTCGTCGTAGTGCCGGGCGGCTCGGGCCCACGCCTCGTCCGTGACCCCGCCGGCCGCGTCGGCGATGCGGGTGCCCTGCTCCGTCAGCTCCAGGGCGGCGCGTTCGGCCTCGGTGAAGACCGTGGCCTCCCGCCAGGTCGCGACCAGGTTGAGGCGCACCGAGGTCTCACCGGCGTGCGCGGCGTCCTTGGTGTGCATGTCGAGGCATCCGGCGCAGCCGTTGATCTGGCTCGCGCGGATCTTCACCAGTTCCTGTGTCGCGGCGGGCAGCGCCGAGGACGCGGCCTCCCTGTCCACCGCGATGAAGTGCTTCACGATCTTGCCTGCGAACGGGTTGCCGATCAGCTGCAAACGGGCGTCCATGGTGTGCTCCTTGGCCGTTGTCGTGGTTACGCATCTAGGACCGGACGGCGCGGCGGGATGTGACATGCCCCCGTGTGATGTGCGTCTCCCCGCCCGTGCCGCCTGCCCCTGCCTCCGTCCGTCGGACCAGGACCAGCGGACCAGGACCACCACCGGCGGACCGGGACCAACGGCCGATCGCACCGTGGTCCGCCCGGCCGGTACGTTCCTTGGGCAACCGTCCGACGGGCCCCGCGGGGACCCGGTGTCCTCAGGGGGACTCCCATGCGCGTCATCGCCTTCGACCACCTCGTGCTGAACGTCGCCGACGTCGAGCGGTCGCTCGCCTTCTACTGCGGGCAGCTCGGCCTGGAGCCGGTCCGGGTGGACGCCTGGCGCGCGGGCGAGGTGCCCTTCCCGTCCGTGCGGGTGAGCGCGACGACCCTCATCGACCTGGTCCAGGGGCCCCGCGAGGGCTCCAATGTCGACCACCTCTGCCTGGTGGTCGAGCCGCTCGACTGGCAGGAGGTCATCGACTCGGGCACGTTCACGGTGGCCGACGGCCCGGGGCCGCGCTTCGGCGCCCGGGGCGACGGCCAGTCCCTCTACGTCGAGGACCCGGACGGCAACACCGTCGAACTCCGCTGGTACCCGCAGGACGCGTAGGGGTGTCCCCCAGCGGGTCTGCGCCCGGTGCGCCGCCGGGTGCCCGGCGGGCGCGTCAGGCGCTCTCCCCCGGCGCCCGGCCGGCGTCGCGCGTCCGGCCCGACGGGAGCCGGTAGGGCACGCTGACCACGCTCACCCCCGGCGTGAACAGCAGCCGGGCCTTGAGGCGCAGTGCGCTCTGGTTGTGCAGCGGCTGTTCCCACCAGCGGCCGACGAGGTACTCCGGGATGACGATCGTGACGGCGCCGCGCGGGTGCCGGGCGCAGCTGTCCAGGACGTAGTCGATCACCGGCCGGGTGAAGTCCCGGTAGGGCGAACTGAGCACCTGGAGCGGCACATCGATGTCGTGGGCGTCCCACTGCTCGCGCAGCCCCCGCACATCGCGGGGGTCGACCGCCACGATCAGCGCGTCCAGCGATGTGGGGCGCATCGCGCGGGCGTAGCCGAGAGCCTTGAGCGTGGGCGCGTTCAAGGCGTTGACCAGCACCAGCACAAAGTTCCCGGCCGGCTCCCACGGCCGGGCGTCGGGCGCGACCGCCAGGGCCCGCGCCACCCGGTCGTAGTGCCGGCGCACCGCGCGCATCCCCAGGAAGAGCAGCGGCATCGCGATCACCACGATCCATGCGCCGTGCGTGAACTTGGTGATCAGGACGACGATCAGGACCACCCCGGTGAGCACCGCGCCCACCGCGTTGATGGCCTGGGAGCGCCGGTGCCGGACCCGCTCCCGGGCCGGCAGTCCGGGGGCGGCGAGCACGGTCCGCCAGTGCCGGACCATGCCGGTCTGGGAGAGCGTGAAGGAGACGAAGACGCCGATGATGTAGAGCTGGATGAGGTGGGTCAGCTCCGCCTTGAACAGCACGATCAGCCCGATGGCGGCCAGCGCGAGCAGGATGATGCCGTTGGAGAAGACCAGCCGGTCGCCGCGGTTGCGCAGTTGCCGGGGGACGTAGCGGTCCTCGGCGAGGATCGACGCCAGCATCGGGAAGCCGTTGAAGGCGGTGTTGGCGGCGAGGATCAGCACCCCGGCCGTGAAGGCCTGCAGCAGGTAGAAGAGGACGGTGACGTCGCCGAAGGTGGCGCGGGCGATCTGGGCGAGGGCGGTGGAGGTCGGGGTGCCCGGCGGCAGGCCCAGTTCGGTGGGCTCCACCGCGACGTGCACGTCGTAGAGCATCGCCAGGGTTGTGATCCCGGCGAACATGGTGACGGAGAAGAACCCCATGATCAGCAGCGTGGTGGCGGCGTTGCGGCTCTTGGGCCGGCGGAAGGCGGGCACTCCGTTGCTGATCGCCTCGACACCGGTCAGCGCGGTGCAGCCGGACGCGAAGGCCCGCATCCCGAGCAGGACCAGCGCCAGGCCGGTGTAGGAGGAGACGGCGTGCAGCGGCAGGCCGGCGGATTCGGCGCGGGGCGTCGCGCCGGTGGCGATCCGCGCCGCCGCGAAAGCGAACATCAGGTAGATGAAGAAGACGAACCCGTAGGTGGGGACGGCGAAGACCCGTCCCGACTCCCGTACGCCGCGCAGGTTCATCATCGCCAGCAGCGCCACGAACCCGACGGACAGCGCCTGGTCGTGGCCGCCGAGCGAGGGGATCGCGGAGGTGATCGCGGCGACGCCGGAGACGACGGACACCGCGACGGTGAGCACGTAGTCCACGAGCAGCGCGCTGGCCGCGGTGAGCGCCGCGTTGCGCCCGAGGTTCCGCGCGCTGACGAGGTAGGCCCCGCCGCCCCCGGGATACGCGTAACAGGTCTGCCGGTAGGACGTCACCACGACCACCAGCACCAGGACGATGGCGGCCGCGGCGTACCAGGTCAGATGGAGCAGGGCGATCCCGCCGAGGCCGACGACCAGCAGGATCTCCTCGGTGGCGTACGCGACCGAGGAGAGCGGGTCGCTGCAGAAGATCGGTAGCGCCAGTCGCTTCGGCAGCAGCGTCTCGCCGAGCCGCGTGCTGTCCAGCGGACGGCCCACCATCATCCGCTTCGGCCTGAAGAATTGGCTCATAGGCGGTCAAACTAGGGGCCGTCCGGCGGGGGCAGAGGGAGGCTCGCGGTGCCGTCGCGCATCGCGGCCGCGGGCCCGCCGTCCCCTTCGGCGGCCGCCCGCCGGGCCCGTCCGCGCGGGGGCCGATCGGGTGTGGATGCCGCCCGCGCCGGTGTCGTTCCCGCGACCGCCGCGGACCGCGTGAGAGCACGTGGAGATGGCATCCGACAAGCGCACGCCCACGCGGCGGCGGTTCCTGCAGGCCGCGGTCGTGGCCGGGGTGCTCGCCGCCGGGCGCGCCCTGCTCCCGCGCGGCGGCGCCCTGGAGACCGGTGACCCGCCGCGGGCCCGGCCCCGCCCGCCGAGGCCGCCCGACGCCCCGGCCTCCGCCGCCGGCCCCGGCGGTGCCGCGCACACCCCGGAGCCCTACCGGCTGCGTCCGATGGCCGGCGAGACCTCCCGCTCCGGTCCTGGCGCCTCGCCCCCGCATCCGGACGTCGCCTTCCACCTCGCCGGCGCGCACCGGGAAATCTTCCTCACCTTCGACGACGGCCCCCACCCCCGCTACACCCCGGCCGTCCTGCGGATCCTGCGCCGGCACGGGGTCCGGGCCACGTTCTTCGTCATCGGCGAGAACGTGGCCGAATTCCCGGGCCTGCTGTGGGACATCGCCGACGGGGGCCATGCCGTCGGCAATCACACCTGGACCCATCCGCAGCTCACCACGCTGGCGCCGGACGCCGTCCGCTGGGAACTCGGCCGCACCAGCCGCCTGATCGAGGACATCCTCGGCACCGCCCCCGACCTGGCCCGCGCCCCGTACGGCGAGTGGGACGACTCCTCGCTCGACATCTGCAACGACCTGGGCATGTCTCCCGTCGGCTGGGCGATCGACTCCCAGGACTGGACCCTCCCCGGGGCCGGGACCATCGCGTACACCGTCCTGGAGGCGATGCATCCCGGCGCGATCGTCCTGTCCCACGACGGGGGCGGCCGGCGCCGGCAGACCGTCGAGGCGCTGGAGTGGTACCTGCCGCGCCTGCTGGCCGAGGGTTACCGGCCGCTGCGCATCCGGCCCTGACCGCCGGGACGCGGAGCCCGGGGAAGCGAGGGAGGCCGGGAGAGCAGGGAGGCCGGGAGAGCAGGGAGGCCGGGGGCCGGCGGCGGTGAGAGCGGTCCCCCGATACTCCGGAACTCCGACCAATGGTTTATCGTTCAATTGGAAGCGGGTGCCGGCACGACGGCGTCCGAGGGCCCTCCCCCGGGGGAGCCGGCCCACCGCCGCGCGGCAGCAGGCCCCGAGGGGCCGCCGCCGTCACCGCCCGCGCCACCAGAGCCGCCCCGGCCGACTTCCCCCGTTCGGCCGGGGCTTCCCCTTGTCCGGCGCGAGGACGACGCGCCCCCTACGGGGCGGCGCGGTCAGCGCAGGTACGACGCGCCGTTGACGTCGAGCACCGTTCCCGAAGTCCAGACGGCCGCGGGCGAGGCCAGATAGTGGACGGCGGACGCCACCTCCTCGGGCGAGGCGACCCGGCCGAACGGGCTCTGCCGCCGGACGTCGTCGGTGAGGCGGTCCTCGACCCGCTCGGTGGCCACGAAACCGGGGGCCACGGAGGCCACGCCGATGCCGTACGGCGCCAGATGCACGGCCAGCGACTGCCCCATCGCGTGCAGCCCCGCCTTGGACGCGCCATAGGCCGGATGCTCGGGCTCGCCGCGGAACGCCCCGCGCGAGCCGATGTTGACGATCCGGCCCTCCACCTCCCGTTCGATCATGTTCCGGGCCGCGTGGTAGGTGACGTCCGCCGCCCCCAGCAGGTTCACGTCCAGGGTCCGCCGCCAGGCGCTGTGCCAGTCCTCGAAGGACGTCCGGTCCAGCGGGTGGGCGATGTTGGCGGCCGCGTTGTTGACGAGCACATCGACACCGCCCAGCCCGTCCACGGCCGCCCCGACGAGCGCCGCCGCCCCCTCCGGGGTGCTCACATCCCCCTGCAGCAGCACATGCCCGTCGCCCGCCAGCCCCTCGAACGCCTCCTCGGCCGCCGCCCGCCGCGACGCGTAGTGCAACGCGACCCGGTCCCCGTGCGCGGCGAAGATCTCGGCGACCGCCCGGCCGATGCCCCGCGAGGCACCGGTCACCAGCACCGCCCGGCTCATCGGACACCCTCCGCCCCGGCGCGCGGACGGCCCGTACCGCCGCGCCCGCCACCTGACCCCGACCACTCGGCGAACGAACAGGAATGGCTCATCAACAGATCGATCCTTCTCTCGTGCCGTGTCACCACCATGTGTGACGCATCGTAAGGAGCCGGGCCCGGGGACGGTGCCCCACCCCTTCGGACGACACCCGTCTCCCCTCGTGGGCATGCCGCGGCGGCCGGGCCGCCGTTGAATGCTGTGTGTCCGCCCGTGCCGTGAGCGCCGGCCCGCACCGGGAGCACCCATGTCGTTACCGAAGACCCCGAGCGCTCCCGCCGCGCCGGTCCC comes from the Streptomyces angustmyceticus genome and includes:
- a CDS encoding polysaccharide deacetylase family protein; amino-acid sequence: MASDKRTPTRRRFLQAAVVAGVLAAGRALLPRGGALETGDPPRARPRPPRPPDAPASAAGPGGAAHTPEPYRLRPMAGETSRSGPGASPPHPDVAFHLAGAHREIFLTFDDGPHPRYTPAVLRILRRHGVRATFFVIGENVAEFPGLLWDIADGGHAVGNHTWTHPQLTTLAPDAVRWELGRTSRLIEDILGTAPDLARAPYGEWDDSSLDICNDLGMSPVGWAIDSQDWTLPGAGTIAYTVLEAMHPGAIVLSHDGGGRRRQTVEALEWYLPRLLAEGYRPLRIRP
- a CDS encoding APC family permease, with the translated sequence MSQFFRPKRMMVGRPLDSTRLGETLLPKRLALPIFCSDPLSSVAYATEEILLVVGLGGIALLHLTWYAAAAIVLVLVVVVTSYRQTCYAYPGGGGAYLVSARNLGRNAALTAASALLVDYVLTVAVSVVSGVAAITSAIPSLGGHDQALSVGFVALLAMMNLRGVRESGRVFAVPTYGFVFFIYLMFAFAAARIATGATPRAESAGLPLHAVSSYTGLALVLLGMRAFASGCTALTGVEAISNGVPAFRRPKSRNAATTLLIMGFFSVTMFAGITTLAMLYDVHVAVEPTELGLPPGTPTSTALAQIARATFGDVTVLFYLLQAFTAGVLILAANTAFNGFPMLASILAEDRYVPRQLRNRGDRLVFSNGIILLALAAIGLIVLFKAELTHLIQLYIIGVFVSFTLSQTGMVRHWRTVLAAPGLPARERVRHRRSQAINAVGAVLTGVVLIVVLITKFTHGAWIVVIAMPLLFLGMRAVRRHYDRVARALAVAPDARPWEPAGNFVLVLVNALNAPTLKALGYARAMRPTSLDALIVAVDPRDVRGLREQWDAHDIDVPLQVLSSPYRDFTRPVIDYVLDSCARHPRGAVTIVIPEYLVGRWWEQPLHNQSALRLKARLLFTPGVSVVSVPYRLPSGRTRDAGRAPGESA
- a CDS encoding VOC family protein; translation: MRVIAFDHLVLNVADVERSLAFYCGQLGLEPVRVDAWRAGEVPFPSVRVSATTLIDLVQGPREGSNVDHLCLVVEPLDWQEVIDSGTFTVADGPGPRFGARGDGQSLYVEDPDGNTVELRWYPQDA
- a CDS encoding carboxymuconolactone decarboxylase family protein codes for the protein MDARLQLIGNPFAGKIVKHFIAVDREAASSALPAATQELVKIRASQINGCAGCLDMHTKDAAHAGETSVRLNLVATWREATVFTEAERAALELTEQGTRIADAAGGVTDEAWARAARHYDEEQLTALVSLIALINAFNRLNVMTRQPAGDYQPGQFG
- a CDS encoding SDR family NAD(P)-dependent oxidoreductase encodes the protein MSRAVLVTGASRGIGRAVAEIFAAHGDRVALHYASRRAAAEEAFEGLAGDGHVLLQGDVSTPEGAAALVGAAVDGLGGVDVLVNNAAANIAHPLDRTSFEDWHSAWRRTLDVNLLGAADVTYHAARNMIEREVEGRIVNIGSRGAFRGEPEHPAYGASKAGLHAMGQSLAVHLAPYGIGVASVAPGFVATERVEDRLTDDVRRQSPFGRVASPEEVASAVHYLASPAAVWTSGTVLDVNGASYLR